The following coding sequences are from one Capsicum annuum cultivar UCD-10X-F1 chromosome 3, UCD10Xv1.1, whole genome shotgun sequence window:
- the LOC124896658 gene encoding uncharacterized protein LOC124896658, giving the protein MEDCGMKDAGFYGNKYTWSDNRVFITVKKNVNVGSRYFKFFDLWVEHKDFKVVVKNAREEEVNGNAMWRLHQKKMNICTKLSEWSRQVFGDIYKEPRRLEQEIANLKNIQARDDIPDIRAEVNEEKAKHIQFLKLQDSVLRQKAKANWLKEGDKNIAYFHSMIKGRRKKLNIQKIQDEDRLWREGNDKITEETVQYFQKNLWAQGGIR; this is encoded by the exons ATGGAAGATTGTGGAATGAAAGATGCGGGCTTTTATGGAAACAAATATACTTGGAGTGATAATAGAG TATTTATCACTGTGAAGAAGAATGTAAATGTGGGTTCGAGATACTTTAAGTTTTTCGATTTGTGGGTTGAACACAAGGATTTTAAAGTTGTTGTCAAAAATGCACGGGAGGAGGAAGTAAATGGTAACGCTATGTGGAGACTACATCAGAAGAAAATGAATATTTGTACAAAATTGAGTGAGTGGTCAAGACAAGTATTTGGCGATATATATAAAGAACCAAGGAGACTAGAGCAGGAAATCGCAAACTTGAAAAACATTCAGGCAAGAGATGACATTCCTGATATAAGAGCAGAGGTGAATGAGGAAAAAGCAAAACATATTCAGTTCCTCAAACTACAGGACTCAGTGCTTCGACAAAAAGCCAAAGCAAACTGGCTGAAAGAAGGGGACAAAAACATAGCATATTTTCATAGCATGATAAAGggaagaagaaaaaaactcaatattcaaaaaatacaagATGAAGACAGGTTATGGAGAGAAGGCAATGACAAAATTACAGAGGAAACAGTTCAATATTTCCAAAAAAATCTTTGGGCACAGGGAGGCATCAGGTGA